In the genome of Streptomyces sp. NBC_00190, one region contains:
- a CDS encoding tetratricopeptide repeat protein encodes MEDESGSADARPGAEVRDSGDARATDGGTAITGVSAATAAGAPGSVSIRATGAAYASHGGVAITGYVAGDVRVTLPSLQSRSVQESVLPGERRPRLFGREEEVSAGLDVLRRADGGGRAAVVVTGAPGIGKSDVALRISRLAAEWYPDGQFHINLALSTGTTDLVSSILHALFPPDPPLPDRRDQQLALLRTTLADKRVLLLVDDTVSEEALLEILSVDGPFALVGTSRVKLSGLSGLVRLIDLGPLPTGPSEELVRSVAGPGRLTGEQTAALSAACAGHPLALHIAAAHLARRPRVNADRYLSEITNPDRSVKALVAGQTALQPVFQQSFDALERDQAQVFSALGVLPHMSFTIDVVAAGIAQPPLDEVDDDNLTDTAALLDSLVELSLIEQIDDDRFVMHEIQHRFARLMSAPWSGTQRADVVRHACLVTAVRVQSSTDAIGFLDEEATLPAESSTEALRSLDADRPGAVALVETARQYEAWDHLVLLAFALTEHLRVASHWKELDRVYQCVQEAGELAGHANWTATALHNRAVVAGHLGESQDAVDLYNRCAETARAANDAEHLFMAQLGLGTLLINLGRPRDAIEYLRSGLHYWRTVGHHQALALALANLGRAYLAVGQTRRAENYLRNSRDLSRSSGFGEMLPTRSIATLLRSTGRVAEAAEESVRDIERARVIGSREWEAQALMDLAAVPASARPESAPAEPLKAALAIHQETGDVQGQVRALFRLGEDAAHRADLDRAATYLAQCAELAIGIGDNQHAARSLTYLASYSGGIGHHDTAESQFKVASDMAQESGSPVLQAEVLQKRAQLLWHRGRIGDAVRLLTEAEQSLAATDESRALAQVRAALGEALVVAGQWQDGARMLRSVVSGFSDAAASPGTRARATRALAVLHSRRGLHTEALSAITRALDDCERHDDVDGVLQCRMALGNIHARAERWAEAADQYEQIQRAAAEHKDLHVLLSARAQAATCMLHTGNRDEAVALMTKNIPLADKLGMDTVLISLHTNLGTCHAKAGDHPAAAASFRTALQISERLDDSPLRATCLSNLARAEKALQASEAARSLARQAFALHQALGNWPEAGETLVFLGALHHETDPDGAVPSLVELVGGGPVDLCVLESLRARALGDGRDDAVVPSPALPRLRTVRISDTVQQALAAFDLESLTLRFATSRQYCTMCNLIIDESGKAELLYLRHPDVHHLMLRLAHSHCHLSDVIELAGPAPDRSPDRFDAECILFGGDRAGIVLDCHGGWGAINGSRRIEDVILRLFLESGFTNLRTLYTNSGGKPLDLRDLPPVPGRDLQASLVDNKITISGPHGDLLPGLPLSFLPRWYERAHHGSLIVIAGRNLPGMVADDPTYLERAILLGQAVGAAVPLAVVRPRRNAPCPCMMRQGRKFKHCCSGREGRAVSAGGG; translated from the coding sequence ATGGAGGACGAGAGCGGGTCCGCCGACGCACGGCCGGGCGCCGAGGTGCGGGACAGCGGCGACGCCCGCGCGACGGACGGCGGCACCGCGATCACCGGGGTCAGCGCGGCGACGGCGGCCGGCGCGCCCGGCTCCGTCTCGATCAGGGCGACGGGGGCGGCGTACGCCTCGCACGGTGGGGTGGCAATCACTGGGTACGTGGCGGGCGACGTTCGTGTGACGCTGCCGTCCCTACAGTCCCGCTCGGTGCAGGAATCCGTCCTGCCCGGCGAACGGCGACCGCGCCTGTTCGGGCGCGAGGAGGAGGTCTCCGCCGGCCTCGACGTGCTGCGGCGCGCGGACGGCGGCGGCCGGGCGGCGGTTGTGGTGACCGGGGCTCCTGGCATCGGGAAGAGCGACGTCGCCCTGCGCATATCCCGGCTGGCTGCGGAGTGGTACCCGGACGGCCAGTTCCACATCAATCTCGCGCTGTCGACCGGCACCACGGACCTCGTGTCGTCGATACTCCACGCGCTCTTTCCGCCCGACCCTCCCCTGCCGGACCGCCGTGACCAGCAGCTGGCGCTGCTACGGACGACGCTCGCCGACAAGCGCGTCCTGCTGCTCGTCGACGACACCGTCTCGGAGGAGGCGCTCCTTGAGATCCTCTCCGTCGACGGCCCGTTCGCGCTGGTGGGGACCAGCCGCGTCAAGCTCAGCGGGCTCAGCGGCCTGGTCCGCCTCATCGACCTCGGTCCACTGCCGACCGGGCCCAGCGAGGAACTCGTACGGTCGGTCGCCGGCCCCGGCCGACTGACCGGCGAGCAGACGGCCGCGCTGTCCGCGGCGTGCGCCGGTCACCCGCTCGCCCTGCACATCGCCGCGGCGCACCTGGCCCGCCGGCCCCGCGTGAACGCCGACCGCTACCTGTCCGAGATCACCAACCCCGACCGCAGCGTCAAGGCCCTCGTCGCCGGCCAGACCGCGCTGCAGCCTGTGTTCCAGCAGAGCTTCGACGCGCTCGAACGCGACCAGGCACAGGTCTTCTCCGCGCTCGGCGTCCTGCCGCACATGTCGTTCACCATCGATGTCGTCGCAGCGGGCATCGCACAGCCTCCGCTGGACGAGGTCGACGACGACAACCTTACGGACACGGCAGCGCTCCTCGACTCGCTGGTCGAGCTCAGCCTCATCGAGCAGATCGACGACGACCGATTCGTGATGCACGAAATTCAGCACCGCTTCGCCCGGCTGATGTCCGCGCCGTGGTCGGGGACGCAACGGGCCGATGTCGTTCGTCACGCCTGTCTCGTTACAGCCGTCCGCGTGCAGTCGTCGACCGATGCGATCGGTTTCCTGGACGAGGAGGCGACTCTCCCCGCCGAGAGCAGTACCGAAGCGCTGCGGTCGCTGGACGCGGACCGTCCCGGCGCGGTCGCTCTCGTCGAGACGGCCCGGCAGTACGAGGCCTGGGACCACCTAGTGCTTCTCGCCTTCGCGCTTACCGAGCACCTGCGGGTTGCCAGCCACTGGAAGGAGCTGGACCGCGTTTACCAGTGCGTACAGGAGGCTGGGGAGCTGGCCGGACACGCCAACTGGACGGCCACCGCGCTGCACAACCGGGCTGTGGTTGCCGGGCACCTCGGCGAGAGCCAGGATGCTGTGGATCTGTACAACCGTTGCGCCGAAACGGCGCGCGCGGCCAACGATGCCGAGCATCTGTTCATGGCGCAGCTCGGCCTGGGGACGCTGCTGATCAACCTGGGCAGGCCCCGCGATGCCATCGAGTACCTGCGAAGCGGACTGCACTACTGGCGGACCGTCGGGCATCATCAGGCACTCGCACTCGCCCTGGCGAACCTGGGCCGGGCGTACCTGGCGGTCGGACAGACCCGCCGGGCCGAGAATTACCTGCGCAACAGCCGGGACCTGAGCCGGAGCAGCGGCTTCGGCGAGATGCTCCCCACTCGGTCGATCGCCACCCTGCTGCGCAGCACGGGCCGAGTGGCGGAGGCGGCGGAGGAGTCCGTCCGGGACATCGAACGGGCACGTGTCATCGGCAGCCGGGAGTGGGAGGCGCAGGCGCTGATGGACCTCGCGGCGGTCCCGGCGAGCGCCCGGCCGGAGTCGGCACCGGCTGAGCCGCTCAAGGCCGCCCTGGCCATCCATCAGGAGACGGGTGACGTGCAGGGCCAGGTCCGGGCGTTGTTCCGGCTCGGTGAGGATGCCGCGCACCGCGCTGATCTCGACCGGGCTGCTACCTACCTCGCGCAGTGTGCCGAGCTCGCCATCGGAATCGGCGACAACCAGCATGCGGCGCGCTCCCTGACCTACCTCGCCTCGTACAGCGGCGGCATCGGGCACCATGACACGGCGGAGTCGCAGTTCAAGGTCGCGTCGGACATGGCCCAAGAGTCCGGCAGCCCAGTTCTTCAGGCAGAGGTCCTGCAGAAGCGGGCCCAGTTGCTGTGGCACCGGGGGAGGATTGGCGACGCAGTTCGCCTGCTGACCGAAGCGGAGCAGTCTCTCGCCGCCACTGACGAGAGTCGGGCCCTCGCCCAGGTGCGGGCGGCCCTGGGCGAAGCCTTGGTCGTCGCGGGGCAGTGGCAGGACGGCGCCCGCATGCTGCGGTCCGTGGTCTCCGGCTTCAGCGACGCCGCCGCCTCCCCCGGTACCCGGGCCCGGGCGACGCGCGCCTTGGCCGTCCTCCACTCGCGACGTGGCCTGCACACCGAAGCCCTGTCCGCGATCACGAGGGCACTCGACGACTGCGAGCGGCACGATGACGTCGACGGCGTCCTGCAATGCCGGATGGCACTGGGCAACATCCACGCTCGGGCCGAGCGGTGGGCCGAAGCAGCCGACCAGTACGAACAGATCCAGCGAGCCGCTGCCGAGCACAAAGATCTCCATGTCCTCCTCTCCGCCCGCGCGCAGGCGGCGACCTGCATGCTTCATACCGGCAACCGGGACGAAGCCGTCGCCCTGATGACCAAGAACATTCCGCTTGCCGACAAGCTCGGCATGGACACCGTGCTGATATCCCTGCACACCAACCTCGGCACCTGCCACGCCAAGGCCGGCGACCACCCCGCCGCGGCCGCATCCTTCCGCACGGCCCTGCAGATCAGCGAACGTCTCGACGACAGCCCCTTGCGCGCCACCTGCCTGTCCAACCTGGCCCGCGCCGAGAAGGCCCTCCAAGCGTCGGAGGCCGCGCGTTCCCTCGCCCGGCAGGCCTTCGCGCTCCACCAGGCGCTCGGCAACTGGCCGGAGGCGGGCGAGACCCTGGTCTTCCTGGGTGCACTCCACCATGAGACGGACCCGGACGGCGCCGTGCCCAGCCTCGTGGAGCTCGTGGGCGGCGGCCCGGTCGACCTGTGCGTCCTCGAATCACTCCGAGCTCGTGCCCTCGGGGACGGTCGCGACGACGCCGTCGTGCCGTCCCCTGCCCTGCCCCGGCTGCGCACCGTGCGGATCTCCGACACCGTGCAGCAGGCGCTGGCCGCCTTCGACCTGGAGTCACTCACGCTTCGGTTCGCCACCTCCAGGCAGTACTGCACTATGTGCAATCTGATCATCGACGAGTCCGGCAAGGCCGAACTCCTCTACCTCCGCCACCCGGACGTCCACCACTTGATGCTCCGGCTTGCGCACTCGCACTGCCACCTCTCCGACGTGATCGAACTCGCCGGCCCGGCCCCCGATCGCTCCCCGGATCGCTTTGACGCCGAATGCATCCTCTTCGGCGGCGACCGCGCCGGAATCGTCCTCGACTGCCACGGCGGCTGGGGAGCGATCAACGGCAGCCGACGCATCGAGGACGTCATCCTCCGGCTCTTCCTGGAGTCGGGCTTCACCAATTTGCGTACCCTGTACACCAATAGCGGTGGCAAGCCCCTCGATCTTCGCGACTTGCCGCCCGTCCCCGGTCGGGACCTTCAGGCCAGCCTGGTCGACAACAAAATCACCATCAGCGGCCCCCACGGCGACCTTCTGCCGGGACTGCCGCTCAGCTTCTTACCTCGCTGGTACGAGCGCGCCCACCACGGCTCGCTGATCGTCATAGCCGGTCGGAACCTTCCGGGCATGGTGGCGGACGACCCCACGTACCTTGAGCGCGCCATCCTGCTCGGGCAGGCTGTTGGCGCAGCCGTGCCGCTCGCGGTGGTGCGGCCACGCAGGAATGCGCCGTGTCCATGCATGATGCGGCAGGGGCGGAAGTTCAAGCACTGCTGCAGTGGGCGTGAGGGGAGGGCGGTGTCGGCGGGCGGGGGTTGA